From Amorphus orientalis, one genomic window encodes:
- a CDS encoding DUF3168 domain-containing protein, with protein MDAGIALQAAIHAELTGDMTLVSLLGGARIFDRPPRGTPHPFVSFAEASDRRMDGDVPPLREHRLSLEVHSTARGRKEASAIADRIEGLLAGAALALDGHRLVSLRPVDRTFATAGDRRSEIATLRFRAVTEPAQ; from the coding sequence ATGGATGCCGGCATCGCGCTGCAGGCCGCGATCCATGCGGAGCTCACGGGGGACATGACCCTCGTCTCCCTGCTCGGCGGGGCGCGGATCTTCGACCGTCCGCCGCGCGGGACGCCCCACCCGTTCGTGAGCTTTGCGGAGGCGAGCGACCGTCGTATGGATGGCGACGTGCCGCCGCTGCGGGAGCATCGCCTGTCCCTTGAGGTTCACTCCACCGCCCGGGGCCGCAAGGAGGCCTCTGCGATCGCGGACCGGATCGAGGGGCTTCTCGCGGGGGCCGCCCTCGCGCTCGACGGGCATCGGCTTGTGTCGCTGCGCCCGGTGGACAGGACCTTCGCCACCGCCGGCGACCGCCGGTCGGAGATCGCGACGCTGAGATTTCGCGCCGTCACGGAACCTGCCCAGTAG
- a CDS encoding phage major tail protein, TP901-1 family, giving the protein MGAQRGTDLVLRLDQTGSGSYATVAGLRARRLSFNTDAVDVTDTESAGRWRELLAGAGVKRASLSGSGIFKDAASDAAVRTIFFSGDIRSWQVVIPDFGTVSGPFQLTGLDYAGNHDGEVTYEISLESAGELTLSGA; this is encoded by the coding sequence ATGGGCGCACAACGCGGCACCGACCTGGTGCTCCGGCTCGACCAGACCGGCTCGGGCTCCTACGCGACGGTCGCCGGCCTGCGGGCCCGGCGGCTGTCCTTCAATACCGATGCGGTCGACGTGACGGACACGGAGTCCGCCGGCCGCTGGCGCGAGCTTCTGGCTGGCGCCGGCGTGAAACGCGCCAGCCTGTCCGGCTCCGGCATCTTCAAGGATGCGGCGTCCGATGCGGCCGTCCGCACCATCTTCTTTTCCGGCGATATCCGCAGCTGGCAGGTGGTGATCCCCGACTTCGGCACTGTCTCCGGGCCGTTCCAGCTGACCGGCCTCGACTATGCCGGCAACCACGACGGCGAGGTGACCTACGAGATCTCGCTGGAATCCGCCGGCGAACTCACGCTTTCGGGAGCGTGA
- a CDS encoding phage head closure protein, translating into MSANVPIGALDRRIVIEAPTSTPDGAGGVTVTWTPLATVWARVETLSAAERVRAGRPDGIATHRVTIRALSGIASGQRILVDGRVLTVRATRPSGDRDAYLVLEAEEEGR; encoded by the coding sequence ATGAGCGCGAACGTGCCCATCGGGGCGCTGGACCGGCGCATCGTCATCGAGGCCCCGACCTCCACACCGGACGGGGCAGGCGGGGTCACCGTCACCTGGACCCCGCTCGCGACCGTCTGGGCCAGGGTCGAGACGCTGTCGGCCGCCGAGCGCGTCCGCGCCGGCCGGCCGGACGGGATTGCCACCCATAGGGTCACGATCCGTGCGCTCAGCGGGATCGCAAGCGGCCAGCGGATCCTGGTCGACGGCCGGGTGCTGACGGTTCGCGCGACCAGGCCGTCCGGCGACCGGGACGCCTATCTGGTTCTGGAAGCGGAAGAGGAGGGGCGCTGA
- a CDS encoding DUF2163 domain-containing protein translates to MKTLPTGLADHLASGATTLCRCWRLTRADGMVLGFTDHDRDIEFDGVVHSASGGLSTSADVAASGLAVGGFEIDGALSDARLAADDLAAGAYDGATVELWLVNWAEIGERVKLRRGTIGEVTVSDGAFRAEVRGPAADLDAVRGRLFQPRCDADLGDGRCGVDLDAGAYRLEGTVEAAEGRSVVSVTGLGGYADGWFSRGRLLVTSGTNAGRASEIKAHSKASGRVDLWQPMPEAIRIGDGVVLTAGCDKRFATCAEKFANALNFRGFPHMPGNDVALASVSSDGDNDGGTLA, encoded by the coding sequence GTGAAAACGCTTCCAACGGGACTGGCCGACCATCTGGCAAGCGGCGCGACGACGCTCTGCCGATGCTGGCGGCTGACCCGGGCCGACGGGATGGTGCTGGGCTTCACCGACCACGACCGGGACATCGAATTCGACGGCGTCGTCCATTCGGCCTCGGGCGGGCTGTCGACCAGCGCCGATGTGGCCGCCTCTGGGCTTGCGGTCGGCGGGTTCGAGATCGACGGAGCGCTGTCGGACGCCCGGCTTGCCGCCGACGATCTGGCCGCCGGCGCCTATGATGGGGCGACGGTCGAGCTTTGGCTGGTCAACTGGGCGGAGATCGGCGAGCGGGTGAAGCTCCGGCGCGGAACGATTGGCGAGGTGACCGTCTCCGACGGCGCGTTCCGGGCCGAGGTCCGGGGACCCGCGGCGGATCTCGACGCGGTGAGGGGCCGGCTGTTCCAGCCCCGCTGCGACGCGGACCTCGGCGACGGGCGCTGCGGGGTCGATCTCGACGCCGGTGCCTACCGGCTCGAAGGGACGGTTGAAGCGGCGGAGGGCCGGTCCGTGGTCTCCGTGACCGGGCTCGGCGGGTACGCCGATGGCTGGTTCAGCCGGGGCCGGCTTCTGGTCACCTCCGGGACGAATGCCGGCCGCGCCTCGGAAATCAAGGCGCATTCCAAGGCGTCCGGGCGCGTCGACCTCTGGCAGCCGATGCCCGAGGCGATCAGGATCGGGGACGGGGTCGTGCTGACGGCGGGCTGCGACAAGCGGTTTGCCACCTGCGCGGAGAAGTTCGCCAACGCCCTCAATTTCCGCGGTTTTCCGCACAT
- a CDS encoding phage tail tape measure protein, translating into MADEFETGDGIDAARIEASLARASAELERSAERFSTTVVSGLKAAVIEGKRLDTILASAARSLSASILRASLKPLGEKLLGGFGGLGTSILGSAASAGVKSVGNLLPFAEGGVIGAPATFPLGGGRTGLAGEAGPEAVLPLERGPDGRLGVAAGGGGPTRVIVNITTPDVESFRRSEAQVTALLARAVARGRRGG; encoded by the coding sequence ATGGCTGACGAATTCGAGACCGGCGACGGCATCGACGCCGCGCGCATCGAGGCGAGCCTGGCGCGGGCGAGCGCGGAGCTGGAACGCTCCGCCGAGCGCTTCTCGACCACGGTCGTCTCCGGGCTGAAGGCGGCGGTGATCGAGGGCAAGCGGCTCGACACCATTCTGGCGTCGGCGGCGCGCAGCCTGTCGGCGTCCATCCTCAGGGCTTCGCTGAAGCCGCTCGGAGAGAAACTGCTCGGCGGATTCGGCGGCCTGGGAACGTCGATCCTCGGCTCGGCCGCGTCCGCCGGGGTGAAGAGCGTGGGCAACCTGCTGCCGTTCGCCGAGGGCGGCGTGATCGGGGCGCCGGCAACCTTTCCGCTGGGCGGCGGCCGGACCGGGCTCGCCGGTGAGGCGGGGCCGGAGGCCGTGCTGCCGCTGGAGCGCGGTCCCGACGGCCGGCTCGGCGTGGCGGCCGGCGGCGGCGGTCCGACCCGGGTGATCGTCAACATCACGACGCCGGACGTGGAGAGCTTCCGGCGTTCCGAGGCTCAGGTCACCGCGCTGCTGGCGCGCGCCGTCGCCCGCGGCCGGCGCGGCGGCTGA
- a CDS encoding head-tail connector protein, which yields MTAILTDPPASEPVTLAEAKAHLRVDAADDDTLIGDLIAAARRHVEIATGRALIAQGWRIIREDMKAAGLLRLEPQPILSVDAVTLRRADGTASVLASDRYVVDLATARLRMLASGEPLAGSQVEVDVTAGYGSGASDVPAPLRQAVLMLAAHWYQHREAALADPPEPVALGLASLVRPFRLTRVA from the coding sequence ATGACAGCCATCCTGACCGATCCGCCCGCATCCGAGCCGGTGACGCTCGCCGAGGCGAAGGCGCATCTGCGCGTCGATGCGGCGGACGACGACACCCTCATCGGCGATCTCATCGCGGCGGCAAGGCGCCACGTGGAAATCGCGACCGGGCGGGCCTTGATCGCCCAGGGCTGGCGCATCATTCGCGAGGACATGAAGGCGGCCGGACTGCTGCGGCTGGAGCCCCAGCCGATCCTGTCGGTCGATGCGGTGACTCTGCGCCGCGCCGACGGAACCGCCAGCGTGCTGGCCTCCGATCGCTATGTCGTCGATCTGGCCACGGCCCGGCTGAGGATGCTGGCCAGCGGCGAGCCGCTTGCGGGCAGCCAGGTCGAGGTGGATGTGACGGCCGGCTACGGCAGCGGGGCTTCGGACGTGCCGGCGCCGCTGCGCCAGGCGGTGCTGATGCTCGCCGCCCACTGGTACCAGCATCGCGAGGCCGCGCTTGCCGATCCGCCCGAGCCGGTGGCTCTGGGGCTCGCGAGCCTCGTCCGGCCCTTCCGGCTGACGAGGGTGGCATGA
- a CDS encoding phage tail assembly chaperone: MRAAAADDPVAAFPWREALATVVGRLGMGPAVFWAMSLPELVTVLAALTASGPSRPDTQRLRALITRIDGGKELPNG, encoded by the coding sequence TTGAGAGCCGCGGCGGCGGACGACCCCGTCGCGGCATTTCCCTGGCGCGAGGCCCTGGCGACGGTGGTGGGCCGGCTCGGAATGGGGCCGGCCGTCTTCTGGGCGATGAGCCTGCCGGAGCTGGTCACGGTGCTGGCCGCACTGACGGCATCCGGGCCGTCGCGGCCGGATACGCAACGCCTGCGCGCCCTGATCACGCGGATCGACGGTGGCAAGGAGCTCCCGAATGGCTGA
- a CDS encoding gene transfer agent family protein, whose translation MANRHRGEIGAVLDGRRFTLCLTLGALAELEDAFQAGDLVGLAERFGSGRLRAEDAVRVIGAGLRGAGNPVSDEEVAAMTTAGGAAGFAAIVSDLLTATFGGAEPDPENP comes from the coding sequence ATGGCGAACCGGCATCGCGGAGAGATCGGCGCCGTCCTCGACGGGCGGCGCTTCACGCTCTGCCTGACGCTCGGCGCGCTGGCGGAGCTGGAGGACGCGTTTCAGGCCGGAGACCTCGTCGGCCTGGCGGAACGGTTCGGCTCCGGCCGGCTCAGGGCGGAGGATGCGGTCCGGGTGATCGGGGCGGGCCTGCGCGGCGCCGGCAACCCGGTCTCCGACGAGGAGGTCGCGGCGATGACCACGGCCGGCGGCGCGGCGGGCTTCGCCGCCATCGTCTCCGACCTCCTGACGGCGACATTCGGCGGGGCGGAGCCCGATCCCGAAAACCCTTGA
- a CDS encoding DUF2460 domain-containing protein: MVQAFHEALFPLAVAFGATGGPERRTEIIVLGSGHEERNSRWADSRRRYDAGAGIRSLDDLYAVTAFFEERRGRLYGFRYRDPVDHRSGAPGAELHPTDQRIGIGDGATAGFQLVKTYGSVHAPWTRTIAKPVGESVRVAVAGAEVTAGVAFTVDAGTGLVTFYPGYVPAVGQAVTAGFRFDVPVRFDTDRLEVSLTAFSAGSLPSVPIVEIRL; this comes from the coding sequence ATGGTTCAGGCCTTTCACGAGGCGCTGTTCCCGCTTGCCGTCGCCTTCGGCGCGACCGGCGGGCCGGAACGGCGCACCGAGATCATCGTGCTCGGCTCCGGCCACGAGGAGCGCAACAGCCGCTGGGCGGATTCCCGCCGCCGCTACGATGCGGGCGCGGGCATCCGATCCCTCGACGACCTCTACGCGGTCACGGCGTTCTTCGAGGAGCGGCGCGGCCGGCTCTACGGCTTCCGCTACCGCGATCCGGTGGATCATCGGTCCGGCGCGCCCGGCGCGGAGCTGCATCCGACCGACCAGCGGATCGGGATCGGCGACGGCGCGACGGCCGGCTTCCAGCTGGTGAAGACCTACGGGTCCGTCCACGCGCCTTGGACGCGGACGATCGCCAAACCCGTGGGCGAGAGCGTGCGGGTGGCGGTGGCGGGCGCCGAGGTGACGGCGGGGGTGGCGTTCACGGTCGACGCCGGGACAGGCCTCGTCACCTTCTACCCCGGCTACGTGCCGGCGGTCGGACAGGCGGTCACGGCAGGCTTCCGGTTCGACGTGCCGGTGCGCTTCGACACCGACCGGCTCGAAGTGTCGCTGACGGCGTTTTCCGCCGGCTCGCTGCCCTCCGTTCCCATCGTGGAGATCCGGCTGTGA
- a CDS encoding HK97 family phage prohead protease, whose protein sequence is MSGRSRRRGPGDEAHAAALEVKFSPAPEPTVSADGTFSGYATLFGRADLSGDVVAPGAFARVLGEKEAGRIKLLYQHDPAEPIGRWLLIAEDRRGLHVRGRITDETTRGREVRALMRDGVLDGLSIGFKTVREARDPATGHRLLLEVDLWEISIVTFPMLPEARARAAKAAAASVAIDRTRLAAGFRRAAHLLNDTRHST, encoded by the coding sequence ATGAGCGGGCGGTCCAGGCGGCGCGGGCCGGGCGACGAAGCGCACGCTGCAGCGCTGGAGGTGAAGTTTTCGCCGGCGCCGGAGCCGACGGTTTCGGCCGACGGGACATTTTCCGGCTACGCGACCCTGTTCGGCCGGGCCGATCTCTCCGGCGACGTGGTGGCGCCGGGCGCGTTCGCCCGGGTCCTTGGGGAGAAGGAGGCGGGGCGGATCAAGCTCCTCTACCAGCACGATCCGGCCGAGCCGATCGGGCGCTGGCTCCTGATCGCGGAAGACCGGCGCGGGCTGCACGTGCGCGGCCGCATCACCGACGAAACGACGCGCGGCCGCGAGGTTCGCGCGCTGATGCGCGACGGCGTGCTGGACGGCCTGTCCATCGGGTTCAAGACCGTTCGCGAGGCCAGGGATCCGGCGACGGGCCACCGGCTGCTCCTGGAGGTCGACCTCTGGGAGATCTCCATCGTCACCTTTCCGATGCTGCCCGAGGCGCGTGCCCGGGCTGCCAAGGCCGCGGCGGCTTCCGTCGCGATCGACCGCACGCGGCTTGCGGCCGGGTTCCGGCGTGCCGCCCACCTTCTCAACGACACGAGGCACAGCACATGA